A DNA window from Spirochaeta cellobiosiphila DSM 17781 contains the following coding sequences:
- the chrA gene encoding chromate efflux transporter has translation MKVRYLSFLVDVLLCSLSAFGGPEVHISVFINNLSIKKGYLKEEEVLDLLALCSILPGPTSTQTITAIGYKLGGPLLGLLTLLIWTIPAITIMTLLAFLYIHYYISITSITESTKLLGAMAIGFIILASIKLGKKVIINKLTFLIFLLSGCAYLLIKSPWLIPLLLVIGGLITVIFYQNKTIQKPIKKNYVFHWPYIIIFILLALSAFFISHGQYPIFLTIFETFYRYGYLVFGGGQVVIPVMLTEMVDIKSWITIDQFLTGYGLVQGLPGPMFSFAAFVGVFISTSYNSLNQILSGVLAGISIFLPGTLLIYFIYPIWEEIRDNKYIKSSLYGIRSSAGGLLASSAIRLLYDNDFTIPNLLITAVTVLLLTVIKFPAPLIVLLVLIVGIII, from the coding sequence ATGAAGGTTAGGTACTTAAGTTTTTTAGTTGATGTTTTGCTATGTTCTTTGTCCGCATTTGGCGGACCAGAAGTCCACATAAGTGTCTTTATTAATAATTTATCCATAAAAAAAGGATATCTTAAAGAAGAAGAAGTTCTTGATCTATTAGCTTTATGTAGCATACTTCCTGGTCCAACAAGTACTCAAACAATTACAGCTATAGGATATAAATTAGGGGGTCCTCTTTTGGGACTCCTTACATTATTGATTTGGACTATTCCAGCAATTACTATAATGACATTATTAGCTTTTCTTTATATCCATTATTACATATCAATAACATCGATAACTGAAAGTACTAAACTTCTTGGGGCAATGGCTATTGGATTTATAATATTAGCCAGTATTAAATTAGGTAAAAAAGTCATAATAAATAAATTAACCTTTCTAATATTCTTACTATCTGGTTGTGCTTACCTGCTTATAAAGAGTCCTTGGTTGATTCCTTTATTATTAGTAATCGGAGGGTTAATAACAGTTATATTTTACCAAAATAAAACAATTCAAAAACCGATAAAGAAAAATTATGTCTTTCATTGGCCTTATATAATTATTTTTATTCTATTAGCTCTATCAGCTTTCTTTATCAGTCATGGACAATATCCTATTTTCCTAACGATATTTGAAACATTCTATCGCTATGGTTACTTAGTCTTTGGAGGAGGACAGGTTGTTATACCAGTGATGTTAACAGAGATGGTAGATATAAAAAGCTGGATAACTATAGATCAATTTTTAACAGGGTATGGTCTCGTACAAGGTTTACCTGGCCCAATGTTCAGTTTTGCAGCTTTTGTCGGAGTATTTATTTCCACCTCTTATAATAGTTTGAATCAAATACTTAGTGGAGTACTAGCAGGAATCAGTATATTTTTACCTGGAACATTGTTGATCTATTTTATTTATCCAATATGGGAAGAAATACGAGATAACAAGTATATTAAGTCATCTCTATATGGAATTAGATCCTCAGCAGGAGGATTATTAGCCTCATCAGCAATCAGACTACTATATGATAATGATTTTACCATTCCCAATTTGTTAATAACAGCTGTAACAGTCTTATTGCTTACAGTAATAAAATTTCCTGCCCCTTTAATTGTCCTACTTGTATTAATAGTAGGTATAATTATATGA
- the arsB gene encoding ACR3 family arsenite efflux transporter produces MSKGKIGFFAKYLSIWVLMCIILGVAIGHFLPIVPKSLQYFEIANVSLPVAILIWLMIYPMMLKVDFKSILSAGKKPKGLVITLIINWLIKPFTMYAIAWLFLKIIFKAWIPDNLSTEYIAGAVLLGAAPCTAMVFVWSYLSEGNPSYTVVQVAINDLIILFAFAPIVALLLGVSNVQVPLMTLSLSVVLFVLIPLVAGMLSRSILIKTKGLDWFNNVFTKKFDGITELGLLLTLIIIFSFQGDKILSYPLAIILIAVPLIFQTYFIFFLGFIVSRFARLPYNIAAPSCMIGASNFFELAVAVSISLFGIASGAALATVVGVLVEVPIMLSLVAIMNKSKLSWQTKEL; encoded by the coding sequence ATGAGCAAAGGGAAAATTGGTTTCTTTGCAAAATATTTATCCATATGGGTATTAATGTGTATTATACTTGGTGTTGCAATTGGTCATTTTTTACCTATAGTTCCCAAGTCATTACAATATTTTGAGATAGCTAATGTATCTTTACCAGTGGCCATACTTATATGGCTAATGATATATCCAATGATGTTAAAAGTAGACTTTAAAAGTATTCTATCTGCTGGTAAAAAGCCAAAAGGATTGGTTATAACACTTATCATAAACTGGCTTATCAAACCTTTCACAATGTATGCTATTGCCTGGTTATTTTTGAAGATAATATTTAAAGCTTGGATTCCAGATAATTTAAGTACAGAATATATTGCTGGTGCTGTTTTATTAGGGGCTGCCCCCTGTACAGCCATGGTATTTGTTTGGAGTTATCTATCTGAAGGGAATCCTAGTTATACAGTTGTACAGGTAGCTATCAATGATTTGATTATACTGTTTGCTTTTGCACCCATCGTAGCATTGCTTTTAGGAGTATCAAATGTGCAAGTACCTTTGATGACCCTTTCCTTATCAGTAGTGCTATTTGTACTAATCCCCTTAGTGGCGGGTATGCTTTCTAGATCTATATTAATAAAAACAAAAGGCTTAGATTGGTTCAACAATGTTTTTACCAAAAAATTTGATGGCATTACAGAATTGGGTCTGTTGCTTACTTTAATAATTATTTTTTCTTTTCAAGGCGATAAAATACTTTCCTATCCTTTAGCCATTATTCTCATAGCTGTACCTCTCATTTTTCAAACGTATTTTATTTTTTTCTTAGGATTCATTGTCTCACGTTTTGCTCGTTTACCATACAATATTGCCGCACCGTCTTGTATGATAGGTGCTTCAAATTTTTTTGAATTGGCTGTAGCGGTTAGTATTAGTCTCTTTGGGATAGCTTCTGGTGCTGCCTTAGCTACAGTGGTAGGTGTTTTAGTAGAAGTTCCAATAATGCTTAGTCTTGTCGCTATTATGAATAAATCAAAATTATCCTGGCAAACTAAGGAGCTATAA
- a CDS encoding FAD-dependent oxidoreductase has product MKTIIIGGVAAGTSAAAKLRRTSETEDIVIYESGQYISYSTCGMPYLIGREDVNLQNLTPRDPQWFLERYNINIKINHEVLEITPDNKSIQVKDLQTSQIFTDYYDTLILATGSKASLPPIEGLALSHVFTIKNMDDTIKLQKYLSNHNIENALIMGAGFIGIEILDNLLQKGIRTSVIEAGKQLMPPLDDDMSIWLEDYLTKKGISYHLDSKVTRIDKNKVTLSNNRILPADLVVIAVGITPEVSLANAIGIKLGKTGAILVDDNMNTSHKSIKAIGDCTEIWSSIDHQALYRPMGSTANKMGRISTGLLYAQYPLNFRGVLGTGIMQFKELTIGFTGYSEKLARDFGYDVEIIHNIKENQSKYLPESREMIIKGVADRKTGRLLGAQLIGERGVDKRLDVFATAISFKAKVEDLFHLDLSYAPPYSTTKDPVHYTGMILANAIYDYRKIITPSTLIGHEEEYLIIDVRSPKDYEKGHISQAINIPLAKLRSQLTSLNPKKEIITHCNKGVTGNAAQNILINNGFDKVYNLSGGYKNYSLYSKYRSNRND; this is encoded by the coding sequence GTGAAAACCATTATAATTGGAGGTGTAGCTGCAGGTACATCGGCAGCTGCAAAATTAAGAAGAACTAGTGAAACTGAAGACATTGTTATCTATGAATCAGGTCAATATATATCCTACTCTACTTGTGGAATGCCTTACCTAATAGGTAGGGAAGATGTAAATTTACAAAACCTAACCCCACGAGATCCTCAATGGTTTTTAGAACGTTACAATATTAATATAAAAATTAATCATGAAGTTTTGGAAATTACTCCAGACAATAAATCAATCCAAGTTAAAGATTTACAAACAAGTCAAATATTTACAGATTACTATGACACATTGATATTAGCTACTGGGAGCAAAGCTTCTCTACCACCAATAGAAGGACTAGCTTTATCTCACGTTTTTACCATTAAAAATATGGACGATACGATCAAACTCCAAAAATATTTATCTAATCATAATATTGAAAACGCTTTGATCATGGGAGCAGGTTTTATAGGTATTGAAATCTTAGATAATCTTTTACAAAAGGGCATACGGACTTCTGTCATTGAAGCAGGTAAGCAATTAATGCCCCCCCTTGATGATGACATGAGTATTTGGTTGGAAGATTATCTTACAAAGAAAGGGATTTCTTATCACCTTGACTCAAAAGTTACTCGAATAGATAAAAACAAAGTAACTTTATCCAATAATCGAATCCTTCCAGCTGATTTAGTGGTTATAGCAGTGGGAATCACTCCGGAAGTATCTTTAGCTAATGCTATTGGAATAAAACTCGGTAAAACAGGTGCCATACTAGTTGATGATAATATGAATACCTCCCATAAAAGCATAAAGGCAATAGGAGATTGTACAGAAATTTGGTCATCCATTGATCATCAGGCATTATACCGACCTATGGGTTCTACAGCTAATAAAATGGGAAGAATAAGTACAGGTTTATTATATGCACAGTATCCCCTAAATTTCAGAGGAGTTTTAGGAACGGGAATCATGCAATTCAAAGAACTAACTATTGGATTTACAGGATATTCAGAAAAGCTAGCACGAGATTTTGGATATGATGTGGAAATTATCCATAATATCAAGGAAAACCAAAGTAAGTACCTGCCAGAATCACGGGAAATGATAATAAAAGGAGTAGCTGATCGAAAGACAGGGCGTCTCTTAGGAGCACAACTAATAGGAGAAAGAGGAGTCGATAAAAGACTAGATGTATTTGCTACTGCCATATCTTTCAAAGCAAAAGTAGAGGACCTATTTCATTTGGATCTATCTTATGCACCACCCTATTCTACAACCAAAGATCCTGTCCACTATACTGGTATGATATTAGCTAATGCCATTTATGATTATCGAAAAATAATAACACCAAGTACACTTATAGGACATGAAGAGGAATATCTAATAATAGATGTGAGATCTCCTAAGGACTATGAAAAAGGACATATTTCCCAAGCTATCAATATTCCATTAGCTAAATTACGGTCACAACTTACAAGCTTGAATCCAAAAAAAGAAATTATAACCCATTGTAATAAAGGTGTGACAGGAAACGCTGCTCAAAACATACTAATCAATAATGGATTTGATAAAGTATATAATCTGTCTGGTGGCTATAAAAACTATAGTTTATATTCTAAATACAGATCCAACAGGAATGATTAA